In Bos indicus x Bos taurus breed Angus x Brahman F1 hybrid chromosome 23, Bos_hybrid_MaternalHap_v2.0, whole genome shotgun sequence, the genomic window CTAAAACCATAGCCCACGGCTTGGATGGCGTATGTGTCTGTGCAAGAAAGGCGGAAAATCTGGTCAGcgtcacagaagaagtggttgATCTGGTTGGGGGTGCAGAAGGAGATCTGTGTAAGGAGGAATGAAGGGAACATGGGGCAGAGGAATCCCACACACCAGCAGACGCCAGCCAGGGTACCACACGTTTGAGGGCTGAGCAGAAGTGGGTAGTGGAGTGGTCGGCAGATGGCtgcatagcggtcataggccatggtAGTGAGAAAGAAGAGTTCTGTGGCAGCCAAAGAGAAGAAGAAGTAGTACTGGGTGATGCAGCTGGGAACTGAGATGACCCCTTGGGAACTGAGAAAGTTGGCCAGCATTTTGGGCACGGTGACTGTGGTGTACCAGAGCTCTACCAAGGAGAGGTTGCAGATAAAGAAGTACATGGGAGTGTGGAGGCGTCCGTCCAGGGCCACAATGAGCACAATGAGCCCATTGCCCACCAGGGATAAGAGGTAGAccaggag contains:
- the LOC113881455 gene encoding olfactory receptor 6N2-like, which gives rise to MERANRTLVTQFIFMRFSNSPLLQLLFFSLFLLVYLLSLVGNGLIVLIVALDGRLHTPMYFFICNLSLVELWYTTVTVPKMLANFLSSQGVISVPSCITQYYFFFSLAATELFFLTTMAYDRYAAICRPLHYPLLLSPQTCGTLAGVCWCVGFLCPMFPSFLLTQISFCTPNQINHFFCDADQIFRLSCTDTYAIQAVGYGFSTVIILGALVFTMASYAHILATILAMASAAARRKAFSTCTAHLSVVTIYFGTLIFMYVRPAVRYESSINKIVAIFYSVITPLLNPLIYTLRNKDVKEALKVLVSRMKKVYHSSRETK